The genomic stretch CCAGCTTGGAGGCCTTGGCATAGCCATAGCCAGGCATGTCCACGAGGGTGAGTTGCCCCTCATCCAGCTTGAAGAAGTTCAACTGCTTGGTGCGCCCGGGTGTGACCGAGACGCGGGCCAGCGCCTTCTGCCCGGTCAGCGCATTCATCAGGGAGGATTTGCCCACATTGGAACGCCCGGCCAGCGCCACCTCGATCCCATCGGGGGGCGGCAGGTGATCGAGGCCCTGGGCCGCGGTGAAGAAGGTACAGGGGCGGGCAAAGAGCAGGCGGCCCGCCTCGATCAGGGCCGCGCGCTCCTCCTCATCCCGCGCCTCCAGAAGGCCGCCGGAGGGGAGGCTCATTTCTTCACGGCGACAGCCGCGCCGCCCCCGCCCCCACCCTGGCCACCCTGGCTGGGCGGCTTGGCGGCCTGCGCCTTCGCATCCAGCCGCATGATATACCATTGCTGGCCGATGGAGAGCAGGTTGTTCCACGTCCAGTAGATCACCAGGCCGGCCGGGAAGCTTGCCAGCATGAAGGTGAAGATCACCGGCATCCACTGGAAGATCTTCGCCTGGATCGGGTCGGGTGGCTGCGGGTTCAGCTTCTGCTGGAAGAACATGGTCAGGCCCATGGCAAGCGCCCAGGCCGGCAGATGCAGGAAGCTCGGCGGGTCGAAGGGGATCAGGCCGAACAGGTTGAACACATTGGTCGGGTCCGGCGCCGAGAGGTCTCGGATCCAGCCAAAGAAGGGCGCATGCCGCATCTCGATGGTGACAAAGAGCACCTTGTAGAGCGCGAAGAAGACCGGGATCTGAATCAGGATGGGCAGGCAACCCGAGGCCGGATTGATTTTTTCCGTCTTGTAGAGCGCCATCATCTCGCTCTGCATCTTTTGCGGCTCTTCTTTGTAGCGCTCGCGGATCTCGGTCATCTTGGGACCCAGGATGCGCATCCGGCTCATGCTCTTGTAGGCTTTGTTGGCCAGCGGGAAGAAGGCGATCTTCAGAGCGAGCGTGAAGATCAGGATGGCCAGGCCCATATTGCCGGTCAGCAGGAACAGCCAATCCAGCCCGTAGAAGAAGGGCTTGGTGATGAAATAGAACCAGCCGAAGTCAATCGCCTTGTCGAGGTCCTGGATGCGCAGCCGCGTCGCGTAGTCATCCAGCAGCCGGACTTCCTTGGCGCCCGCGAAAAGCCGCGTGGCCAGCGTGTCCGTGGCGCCGGGCGCGATCGTCACCGGGGCGGGGGGGGCCACATCCACCTGCCAGCGGTCCACCGTGCCGTCCTGGATGTGGCGGAAGGCCGAGCGCAGGCGCGTGCCGTCATCGGCGCGAGTCAGGGCCGTCAGCCAGTATTTGTCGGAGAGGCCGGCCCAACCCTCGGCCGCCTCATTGTCCCAGGCGGAGCCCAGCGCGCGGCGCGCACCGGTCTGTTCCTTCTTGCCGTCGCTGTAGGTGATTTCGGTCAGGCGGCCATCCTGCACGGCGATGAAGCCCTCATGCAGGATGAAGAAGCCGGCCGTGGCTGGTGTGCGCTCGCGCCGGATGCGCGCCCAGGGCAGCACCTGGACCGGTTCGGCGCTGGTGTTGCGGATGCGCTGCTGCACATGGAACATGTAATTGGGATCAAGGCTGACCACGGCCTCGAAGACCTGCCCCTGGCCATTATCCCAGGTGAAGGTGACGGGTGTGGTCGCGGTCAGTGGCCCGCCGGTGACGGTCCAGTCCGTGTCATTATCTGGCACGCGGGTGCGGTTATCGGCCGAGGTCCAGCCCCACTGCGCGAAATAGCCCTCCGGCCGGCCGCGCGGGGCGAGCAGCGTGACCAGCGGCGAATTGCGCTCGATGGTCTCGCGGTAATCGCGCAGAATCAGCGATTCCAGCGTGAGCCCGCGGGCCGAGATGCGGCCCTGCACGCGCGGATTTTCGACAGCAACCATCTGCGCGGGCGTGCCGGGTGTCGCGATCACGGCCGGGGCGGCGGCGCTGGCGCCGGGCGTGGGGGCCACACCGGGCGCGCTCGGTGTTGCAGGCAGCGGCACCTCGGCCGTGCTGGCTGGCGCGGTGGCGACCACGGGGGCCGGGTTCTGCGAACGATTCCAGACCTCGAAGGTCAGCAGAATGCCGATGGAAAGGGCGATCGCGGCAAGGAGGCGCTTCTGGTCCATGGGTCTCGATCAGGTCTCTGGGCTGGTCTGGCCGCGGGAGGCCAAACGCTGAAGGGGGAGCCGATTCAGGGATGGCGGAACCGGGTCATAGCCGCCCGGATGCCAAGGGTTGCAGCGCAGGATGCGCCGGGCGGAAAGAAAGCTGCCGCGCAGCGCGCCATGTTCGGACAGCGCTTCCACGGCAAAGCTGGAGCAGGTGGGGTAGAAGCGGCAGTTGCAGCCCAGGATGGGCCGCAGCGTCCATTGATAAGTGATGACAGCGCCCTTGAGCAGGGCCGCGACGGGCTTCATGGATGGACCGGTGGCCGGGGCACGCCGGCCTTGCGCAAGGCGGCCTCAAGATCCGCCAGCAGTGTCGGGAAGGCGCAATGGCCCGTCGCGTCGCGGGCGATCAGCACCAGGTCAAACCCAGGGGCGGGAGCGGCCGCCAGATGCAGGCGCGCGGCGGCGCGCAGGCGCCGCTTGGCGCGATTGCGGGCCACGGCATTGCCGATTTTCTTGGTGGCGGTGAAGCCCAGCCGCGTTTCCGCGTCATCTCGCGGCAAGGCCTGCAACACCAGCGCATCACGCGCCGCCTTGCGGCCCGCCTTCGCAGCACGAACGAATTCCGCGCGGCGCTTGAGGCGACCGAGCATGGCTGGTCCTCCCTTCCGCGCCGCGGGACAATGGAATTCAGGCGGAGAGCTTGGCGCGGCCCTTGGAGCGGCGATTGGCCAGGATCTTGCGGCCACCCACGGTGGCGAGGCGGGCGCGGAAACCATGCCGGCGCTTCCGGACGAGCTTGGAGGGCTGATAGGTGCGCTTCACGGCAGGCTCCTGAGAATCTCAAGTCAAAAAGGATGAGCCGGCGCTGGAAGGCCCAGCCCGGCGGTGCGCGCTGTATAGGGAGGAGGTGCGGCGCGCGTCAACCTCGCGCCAGCGCATGGCGCCGCAGGATTGCGCGCCCTTGCCATGAAAGGCCAGCCCGGATGTGGCCCGCCGGCGATTTGGCGCATGGCCGCGGCCCCGGCGCAAGCCCCGCTGCGGCGGCCGGGACGCCGAGTCGGCGCGCGCGGGCGAGGACATCGCCCTGGCGTTCCAATTGCAGCTTTCAGGCGAAGGCCGGGGCGATCAGCAGGGCAAGCAGCGCCCAAAAGATGAAGATCGCGCGGATCACGCGGCCTGCTCCCGCTCGGGCCTTGCATCGGCCAGGGCGGCGAAGCCGGCGGCGCAGGCCTTCTCCAGGGCAGCGGCCTCGGCTTCGGGCAGGCTGCGCCAATCCGCGCGCGGGCGGCGGATCATCGCGGCACAGGCTTCGAGGTCGAGGCCGTGATCCCCCTTCATGATGAAGCGAAAGAAGCGATCCAGCGCGGCCACCGGCTGTTCCAGGATCTCCTCATAGCGCAGCGTCAGCAACTGATCGGGGCCGAGGCCGGCCAACTCCGCCAGCCCGCTGCGGACCTCGCCGGACCAGTAGAGCCCGCAGAGCGGCAGGGGCGTCGCATCCGCGCGGAAGAACTCGGCGTCGAAGCGCTCGGGCAGGTAGGGCAGCAGCGCGTCGGGCAGATCCGCCTCATCCCCGCGATCCGCGCTCTCATAGGGATCAACGCCAAGGATCTCGGTCATCTGCGCGGCGGCCAGCACCATCCGGAAGCCGTGGTGCCGGCTGATCGAAAGGGCCGTATCGCGGCCGTCGCGCAGGATGTGCACGAAGCGCGCGGTGGGAAAGGCCTCCCGCAGGCGGCGGGCGATGCGCAGGGAGCCGCCCGAGCGCTCCACCCAGAGCCGCGCCCCCATCGCATCGCGCAGCCGGTCGAACAGCGCGGTGAAGGTGACGCCGAAGGGGGCCGCCGGCAGATCGGCCGCGAGGCTTGCCAGGCGGTCGAACAGCGCATCTGGATTGGTCGAGAGGTGCGGCAGCGTGGTGGCGGCGATGGCCGGGATGCCGCTTTCCTTGGTGAAGCGGCGCCCGGGACCGGGGCGATACAGCGCCTCCTCCATCATCACATCCTCACGTAGCATCAGCGTCTGCCGGGGATAGATGCCCGCCAGCAGCTGCCAGAGAGCCGGGCCGTCAATCTCCGCCTCCGGAAAGCTCTCGGCGATGCGGCCGCCAAGGTCGGTCATGAAGACCCAAAGCTCCGAAAGGCTGAGAATGTCAGGGTGCATCGCCAGGAACTGCGACAGCAGCGTGGAGCCGCAGCGCCCGGTGCCGAGGATGAAGACCGGCGGCAGGGTGGCGGGCGCGCTCACCGGGACACCGGCATGCCAAGGCGGCGCTGCTCCAGCGATTTGGCGTACCAGGCGACCAGGTTGCGCACCGGCGGCAGGCGGCGCTTGAGGTCGGTGCGGTTGCCCAGGGCGCGGTCCGTGCGGCTGCGATCAAAGACGCGGCGCGTGCGGATGTAGTTGCCGTAGAAGCCGATGCCCTTGTCGAATTCGCCATCCAGCCAGTCGAGCTTGGCATCCGCGTCCACGAATTCCGGCTCCTGGAAGCCGATCTCGGTGGCGATGGCGGTCAGCGTATCGCCGACGCTGGGCGGGTCCTGCTGGGTGAGGTGATAAATGCCCGAGGCATTGCCCTTCAGGCCGATATGCACGGCCTGGGCGGCCACGGCATCCACCGGGATCAGGTCCAGCGGCGTATGCGCATCGGCGCGCAGGCGAATGCGGCGCTCCCGGGAGAGGCCCTTCTGCACACGCTCCAGCACGCCGCGATACTGCATCATCTTACGAGTGAAGCTGTAGAGGCCGGAGAAGGTGGTGACGCCCAGCGTCTGCGAATGTCCCACCACGATGCTGGGCCGGAAGACGCGGACGTCGAAGGCGCTGCATTCGCGCAGCATCGCTTCGGCCGCCACCTTGCTGGTCTCATAGTGATTCTGCGTGGCGCTGCCATCGCGCGGGATTTCCATCAGCTGGCCCTCACGCGCGCCGGAGACATAGGCCGTGCTGACAGCGTTGAAGACCTTGACGCCGCTGCGCAGCGCAAGCTCAATCGCGTGGCGCGTGCCGCAGACATTGGTCTGCATGATCTGCTCCTCGTAGCGGTCCTCGTAACGCAGCGAGGCGGCGCTGTGCCACATCACATCGGCACGCAATTCGGGTGGTTCGGCGACACCGCAGCAGGGCTGCGTCAGATCCCCCGCGATGCCGCGCACGCGCTCGAAGGCGACGGTGGCGGGATCGCGGCCGTAAGTAGCCACGGCCTCGCGCAGGGAGGCGATGAGGCGGGCCTGCGCATCCTCGGTCTTGGAGGGGCGGACCAGCGCGACGACTTGGTCCTGCGTGTTGTCGAGCAGCTCCAGGATCAATGCGCCGCCGACGAGGCCGGTGGCGCCGGTTACGAGGTGGGTCCTGGTATCGGATGAGCGAGCCATGATGTCTTCCCCTGGGCCGGCCGGGGCATTCCGGCGGCGTGAGAGGAGATTGCGCGGCTTGTGTCGCAGGATGATCCCGCCACGGGGGCGCTTGTGTCGTGTCTGTCGCAGCTTCCTTGCTTTTCAGCCCGGGCCGACTGCACGCTCCATCCCAGAAATGGGAGGAAACACAATGACGCTTCTGAGCCGCCGCTCTCTGTTGGCCGCGAGTCCCGCTTTTGCCGTCGCCGCAGCCGCGCAGCCGAACCCCGCCGCGCATTGGCCGGAAAAGCCCTGGCGTGTCCTGGTGGGAGGTGCCGCGGGCGGTGCGAGCGACATCTTCATGCGCATCCTGGAGCCCAGCCTGCGCGAGAGCCTGGTGCATGGCTTCTGGCTGGACAACCGGCCTGGGGCCGGCGGCATGCTGGCCGCCGAAATCGCGGCCCAGGCCACGCCGGATGGCTACAACTTCTTCATCAACCACATCGCCAGCAACGGCATCGGCCCGCATTTGCACCGCCGCGCGGGATTCGAGCCGAACCGGGACCTGACTGGTGTTGCGCGGATCGCTTCCATGCCGAATTGCATGATCACGCTGCCTTCGCGCGGCTTCCAGTCCGTGGCGGATCTTGTGGCGTTCATCCGCGCCAATCCGCGCGCGGGGACGTTCGGCTCGGCCGGAGTCGGCACGTCCTCGCATTTGAGCGGCGTGATGTTCGGGCAGAGGATCGGCGTGGAGCTGACGCATATCCCCTATCGCGGCACCGCGCCCAACATGCAGGCGGTGCTGAGCGGCGAGATCCTGTTCGCCATTGATAATGCGCCCGCCTCGATCCAGCAGGTCAGGGCCGGCATGCTGAAGGCCCTGGCCGTGAGTTCCGCCACCCGCTGGTCCCAGCTGCCCGACCTGCCGACCATGCAGGAAGCGGGGATCGCCGATTTTGACGTGGCCTCCTGGTATGGGCTGGTGGCGCCGACGGCCACGGCGCGTCCCATTGTGGAAAAGCTGAGTGCCGCCGTGCTGCGTGCCCTGGCGGACCCGGCCGTGGTGCAGCGGCTGCGCGATTTCGGCGCCGATCCCTGGCCGCTGGCCCCGGCCGAATACAACGCCTTCATGCGCGCGGAAGAGGCAAAATGGGGTCCCATCGTGCGCGCCGCCGGCGCCACGGCGAATTGAAGCCGCTTGTTCTGGCAGCATGGTCGGGCCTAGCCTCACTCGGTCTCTCGGAGCGACCGTGTGATGAGCTTGAAGCGCCGCCTTCTCCTCCTGGGTTCGCTGGCCACGCCCGCATTGGCTTCCTTGGCACGGGGTGAAGAGGCCTGGCCCACGCGCCCCATCCGCTGCATCGTGCCCTTTCCGCCGGGCGGCGGCACCGACCTCGCCGCGCGGCTCGCCACGCGGCGCCTGGGCGAGGCGCTGGGCGTGCCCATCGTCATCGAGAACCGGCCGGGGGCCGGCGGCACCATCGGCAGCGCCGCCGTGGCGCGCGCGGCACCCGATGGCTACACGATCGGCGTCGCGACCACGAGCACGCATCCCGTGGCGACCGTCCTGCAACGCGATGTCCCCTATGATCCCGTCACCGCCTTCACGGCCATCACCATGCTTGGCACCACGCCCTATGTGCTGGTGGCCGGGCGCGCGGTGGCCGCGCGGGACCTGGCGGAATTCCTGGCCGACGCCCGGGCGCGGCCGGGGCAGGTGAGCTTTGCCTCGGTGGGAGTGACGACGCTGGGCTACCTGCTGACGCGGCAATTCGAGCTGCTGACCGGCCTGCAGATGCATCATGTGCCGTATCGCGGGTCCGCGCAGGTGTATCCTGATCTGCTGAACGGCACGGTGGGCGTCCTGCTGGATAATCCGCCGGCTTCCGCGGCACTGGTGCGCGATGGCAGCCTGAAGGCCTTTGCCGTGACGCAGCGCTCCAATCTGCTGCCCGATGTGCCGAGCTTCGCAAGCCTCGGCGTGGCCGGCTTCGATGCGGTGTTCTGGTATGGCCTGGTGGCGCCCGCGGGTTTGCCGCCGGTGATGGCAGCCCGGATGCGGCAGGCATTGGCAGCCCATTTCCTGACGGATGCGGGGCGCGCCGAGATGCGCGCCTCCGATATCGAGCCCATCATGTCCAGCCCGGCGGAATTTGCGGCCAGTATCGCTGCGGATTCCGCGCGCTGGCGCGCCCTCGCGCAACGCCTCGATATCCGCCCCGAATAAGAGAGGAACGCCCAGCATGGACGGCATTACCCCACAATACCGCGTGAATGAGCTGACGCCCGATCCGCGCGTCAGCTTCGACCCCAAGGTGGCTGGCGATTATGTGAAATACGCGCATCGCCTGGCTGCGCGTGGCCTGGTGAACAGCAGCGTGGGCGGCATGGTGATCCGCGTGCCGCATGCGGATTACGAGCAGGGCATCTGCTACGCCAAGCCGCAAGGTGTGAGCCTGGAGGAGGTCGAGGTCGAGGACCTGGTCATCACCGATATCCCCCATGGCCGCATCCTGGCGGGCGAACGCGCCACCACCGTCGGCCACCAGATGAACCGCGAAATCCTGCGGCTGCGCGCGGATGTGAATTGCGTGATCCATCTGCATCACGACGAGACCATCGCCTTCCTGGCGGCAGGCTATGAGGAGTTCCGCTCCTTCAGCCTGACCTACGGCTTCCTCATGCAGAAGCCCGCGCATTATTTGCCGGCAAGCATCAATGTCGAGGAGGATGTGGCGCCCATCAAGACCTTCATCCAGGACACGAACTGCATCATCATGCGCCGCCACGGCTTCACCGTGCTGGGGCGCACGCTCTCGGAAGCCTATCACCGCACCTGCGTGCTGGTGAGCGAAGTGAAGCGCAACATCATCGTCGAGACGCTGTGCGCGCTGAACGGCAAGACGCCGGAATATATCTCGGATGAGGATCTGGCGAAGATGGGCAGCCATGGCGACAAGGTGATGTACCCCGAGCTCATCAAGCGCCAGGGCTGAGGGTGTGGGATATCGCGTGGGCGTGGATATCGGCGGAACCTTCATCGACTTCTGCGTCTGGGATGAAGCCACGCAGGACATGACCAGCCTGAAGGTGCTGACCACGCCCGAGACGCCCGGCGCCGAATTGCTGCGCGGGCTGGATCTGCTGGAACAGCGCCATGGCGTGCTGCCGGCCCAGATCACGCGCTTCGTGCATGGCACCACGGTCGGCATCAACACCGTCATCCAGCGCAAGGGGGCGCGCCTTGGCCTGATCACCACCGAGCGCTTCGAGGATGTGGTGGAACTGGCACGGCTGCGCATGCCGGAGGCGTATTCGCTGTTCTCCCGGCGGGGCGCGCCGCTGGTCTCGCGCGATTGCGTCTTTGGCATCCGCGAACGCGTGCTCTCCGATGGCAGTGTGGAGCTGGCGCTGGACGAGGCCTCGGTGCTGGCCGCCATCGCGAAGCTGCGCGCCAAGGGCGTGGAGGGCGTGGTGGTGGCCCTGCTCAACGCCTATCGCAACCCAGCGCATGAAGCCGCGGTCGTGGCGCTGATCGAAGCGCATGCGCCGGAGCTGTTCGTCTTTTGCTCCAGCGAGGTCTGGCCGGTGATCCGCGAATATGAGCGCACCACCACGGCCCTGATCAACGGCTATGTCCACCCGAAGATCCGCGATTACCTGGACAGGTTGATCGCGGGCCTGGCCGGGCGTGGTGTGACCGCGCAGCCGCTGGTGACCAAGTCCAATGGCGGCATCATGGCGGCCGAATTGGGCAAGCGCGCCTGCGTGGGCATGGTGCTCTCGGGCACGGCCTCCGGCGTGATGGGTGCCGCCTTCGTGGCGCGCGAGGCGGGAGTGACGGAGGCCATCACCCTCGATATCGGCGGGACCAGTGCGGATGTGGCGCTGATCATCGCGGGCCAGCCGCAATTCGGCCTGGGCGAGAAAATTGGCGATCTGCCGCTGTATATTCCCTCTGTCGCCGTCTCCTCCATCGGTGATGGCGGTGGCTCCATCGCCTGGGTGGATGGGTTTGGCGTGCTGAAGGTGGGGCCGGAGAGTGCCGGCTCCTCGCCGGGGCCGGCCTGCTATGGCCATGGTGGCACGCGCGCCACCATCACCGATGCCTTCGCCGTCTGTGGCTTCCTCGGCCAGCATGACCTGGCCTATGGCGCCTTTCGGCCGGATGTGGCGTTGGCGCGCGAAGTGATCGGCGAACTGGCCACCCGCATTGGCCTGGGCCTCGAAGAAACCGCCGAGGCGATCATCCGCATCGCCATCTCCGGCATGTTCGCCGAGGTGAACAAGATGGTGGCGCGCTACGGCATTGATCCGCGCGATTTCGCGCTGCTCACCTTCGGGGGTGCGGGGCCGATGCTGGGGGGCTTCCTGGCGCGGGAACTGGGCATGCGGCGAGTGCTGATCCCCGCGCGGCCTGGCGTGGTGAGTGCGCTGGGTGGCCTCGTCGCCGATGTGAAGAATGACTTCATCCGCACGCTTTTCATCACCGCCGAGGCAGCAGATGCGGCGGCACTGCGCAAGGCGGGGCAGGGGCTCTCCGTCCAGGCTTTGCGCTGGCTGCGCGAGGAGCAGGGCTTCAAGGGCGAAGCCGCACCCGCCTGGTTCGCGGATATGCGCTATCGCGGCCAATCCTATGAAATCGAAGTTCCGCTTGAGCCGGCCTGGATCGAAGCCGCTGCCATGGCCGAGATGGCCGAGGCGTTTCACCGCGCGCATGAGGGCATCTATGATTTCTGCGACCGCGCGGCGCCGGCGCAGATCGTAAATCTGCGCCTCGTCATGTCCGGCCCATCGCCCAAGCCTGTGCTGCGCCACCTGCCGGAAGCCGCGCCTGGCGCGCCGCAAGTGACCCAGCACCTGCGCTGTTTCTTTGATGGCGGCTGGCATGAGGTGCCGCTTTATCGGCGGGAGGCGCTGGGCTTCGGGCATCGCTTCGCCGGTCCCTGCGTGGTGGCGCAGGAGGATACAACGAGTTGCATTCCGCCGGGCTTCGCGGCCCTGGTGGACGCGCAGGGCAACATCATCCTGGAGGCCCTGTGATGCGCGCAGAGATTTGGGCTTGCCCAAGGATTGGGGCCTGGGGCCTTGTTCCTCGGGAGGGGCTGTAATGGACAAGGTCACCCTGGAAATCCTCGCCAACCATCTGCGCGCCGCAGCCGAGAACATGGCCTACACGCTCTACCGCACCGCGCATTCGACCTTCGTCAAGGAGACGGAGGATTTCACCATCCAGATCCTCGACCCCGCCGGCCGCACCATCGCCGTCCCGCTGGATCTCGGCGCCACCTGGTATCCGGGGCTGGATTATGGCGCGGCGATTGCGATGATCCCGGACTACAAGCCAGGCGATGTAGGCTTCACCAATGACCCCTATTCCGGCTTCCTCTCCACCCATGTGCCCGACCTGCACATGTGGAAGCCCATCTTCCATGAGGGCGAACTGCTCTGCTGGGTGTCCGGCCACATCCACAACACCGATATGGGTGGGGCGGTGCCGGCCAGCCTCTCCCGTGCGCTGACGGAAATCCATCAGGAGGGCATCCGTTTCCGCCCCTCCAAGATCTACCGCGAGGGCGTGCTGAACACGGAATTGGTGGATGTGATGCTGACCAACGTCCGCAAGCCCGAGCAGAATCTCGGCGACCTCAAGGCCTTTGTCGGCGCGCTGAACACGGGCGAGCGCAAGATCCGCGAGATGATCACCAAATTCGCCGCGGACACGCTGCGCGAGGGCTTCGGCGCTTTGCTCGACTACGCCGAGCACCAGGCGCGCGACATCCTGCGCTCCATTCCCGATGGCGAGTATTTCTTCGCCGATTTCGCGGATGAAGATGGGCCGGATGGCTATCCCGCGCGGCTCGCCGTCACGCTCAAGATCGAAGGTGGCTCGGCCATCCTGGATTTCACCGGGACGGACCCGCAGCTCACCTCCTCGCTGAACGTGCCCACGGGGGGCAATCCCCGCCATACGCTCATGCTCGTGGGCGTGTATTACGTGCTCTACACCCTCAATCCGGGCCTCTTGCTGAACCAGGGGCTGACGCGGCCCTTCACCTGCATCCTGCCCGAAGGGACGATGGTGAACCCAAGCTTCCCGGCCGCCGTCGGCATGCGCAGCCTGAGCTGCGCGCGGCTGCGCAGCCTGGTCTTTGGCGTGTTCGGCCTGGCCATGCCCGAGCGCATGCCCGCCGCCCCCGCCGGCTCCAGCTCCATCGTCAACGTCATGACGCATGATGACCGCACGGGCGAGGCGATCATCGCGGCCGTGAATCCCGTGGTGGGCGGGGGCGGCGGCATGCCGCATGGCGATGGCACGGATGGCTCGGGGGCGGATGCCGCCTACCTCAAGAACACGCCCATCGAGATCACCGAGGCCGAGGTGCCCATCCGCTTCCGCTGCTACGGCCTGGCCTCAGGGACGGGTGGCCCAGGCCGCTGGCGCGGTGGCATGGCGACGCAGATGGAGTTCCAGGTCTTCACCCCCAACACGCGCATCACCGCCCGCAACCGCGATCGCTGCCGCTTCCAGGCCTGGGGCATTCTGGGCGGCAAGGCGGGCCGCGCGTCGGAGATGATGGTCAATCCGGGCCAGCCCAATCAGCGCCTGCTGAACAACATTGATACCTTCAGCGCTGGCCCTGGCGACATCATCCGCATCACCTCACCCGGCGGTGGCGGCCGGGGCGACCCGCTGGAGCGCGAGCCCGAGCGTGTGCTGCGTGACGTGATCTGCGCCTGCATCACCGAGGAAGCGGCCGAGCGTGACTATGCCGTGGTGATTCGCGACGAGACACTGGATGCGGCCGCGACCCAGGCGCTGCGTTCCGCCCGCCGCAGCAATGCGCCCCATCCACATTTCCACTTCGGAGCGGAGCGCGAGGGCTTCGAACGCATCTGGACGCCCGCGGCCTATGCCGCGATGACGGAAATCCTTGCGCGTCTTCCGATCCATTGGCGCTACTTCGCCAAGTGCCAGCTGATGAAGGCGATCACGCTGGAGGGCAGCGGCGCTGCCGAGATCAACGCCGCATGGGCCGGCATTCGCGCGGGGCTGCCGCAGCTGCGCGGATGGCGAGGGGCTGTGGCCCCTCGCGCATCCCGTCAGGGAACTGGTTCCCTGAACCCTGACTAGGCGACTGCCGTTCCGACCAGCATGTGTCGTGTGACGAGCGGGATCAGCTTTTCGACCGGCCAGTCCGCAGCCCCCTCCGGCGCCATTGGCAGGACCAGATAGCGCATGTCGGCGTTGGAATCATGCACGCGGACTTCTACATCCGCTGGCAGATCCAACCCGAATTCCGCCAGCACGGCGCGCGGCTCCCGCACGGTGCGCGCACGATAATTCTTGGAGATATACCACCAGGGCGGCTGCCCCAGGAGCGAGCGCGGATAGCAGGAGCACAGCGTGCAGACGATCACA from Sediminicoccus sp. KRV36 encodes the following:
- a CDS encoding class II aldolase/adducin family protein: MDGITPQYRVNELTPDPRVSFDPKVAGDYVKYAHRLAARGLVNSSVGGMVIRVPHADYEQGICYAKPQGVSLEEVEVEDLVITDIPHGRILAGERATTVGHQMNREILRLRADVNCVIHLHHDETIAFLAAGYEEFRSFSLTYGFLMQKPAHYLPASINVEEDVAPIKTFIQDTNCIIMRRHGFTVLGRTLSEAYHRTCVLVSEVKRNIIVETLCALNGKTPEYISDEDLAKMGSHGDKVMYPELIKRQG
- a CDS encoding hydantoinase/oxoprolinase family protein; this encodes MDIGGTFIDFCVWDEATQDMTSLKVLTTPETPGAELLRGLDLLEQRHGVLPAQITRFVHGTTVGINTVIQRKGARLGLITTERFEDVVELARLRMPEAYSLFSRRGAPLVSRDCVFGIRERVLSDGSVELALDEASVLAAIAKLRAKGVEGVVVALLNAYRNPAHEAAVVALIEAHAPELFVFCSSEVWPVIREYERTTTALINGYVHPKIRDYLDRLIAGLAGRGVTAQPLVTKSNGGIMAAELGKRACVGMVLSGTASGVMGAAFVAREAGVTEAITLDIGGTSADVALIIAGQPQFGLGEKIGDLPLYIPSVAVSSIGDGGGSIAWVDGFGVLKVGPESAGSSPGPACYGHGGTRATITDAFAVCGFLGQHDLAYGAFRPDVALAREVIGELATRIGLGLEETAEAIIRIAISGMFAEVNKMVARYGIDPRDFALLTFGGAGPMLGGFLARELGMRRVLIPARPGVVSALGGLVADVKNDFIRTLFITAEAADAAALRKAGQGLSVQALRWLREEQGFKGEAAPAWFADMRYRGQSYEIEVPLEPAWIEAAAMAEMAEAFHRAHEGIYDFCDRAAPAQIVNLRLVMSGPSPKPVLRHLPEAAPGAPQVTQHLRCFFDGGWHEVPLYRREALGFGHRFAGPCVVAQEDTTSCIPPGFAALVDAQGNIILEAL
- a CDS encoding hydantoinase B/oxoprolinase family protein; protein product: MDKVTLEILANHLRAAAENMAYTLYRTAHSTFVKETEDFTIQILDPAGRTIAVPLDLGATWYPGLDYGAAIAMIPDYKPGDVGFTNDPYSGFLSTHVPDLHMWKPIFHEGELLCWVSGHIHNTDMGGAVPASLSRALTEIHQEGIRFRPSKIYREGVLNTELVDVMLTNVRKPEQNLGDLKAFVGALNTGERKIREMITKFAADTLREGFGALLDYAEHQARDILRSIPDGEYFFADFADEDGPDGYPARLAVTLKIEGGSAILDFTGTDPQLTSSLNVPTGGNPRHTLMLVGVYYVLYTLNPGLLLNQGLTRPFTCILPEGTMVNPSFPAAVGMRSLSCARLRSLVFGVFGLAMPERMPAAPAGSSSIVNVMTHDDRTGEAIIAAVNPVVGGGGGMPHGDGTDGSGADAAYLKNTPIEITEAEVPIRFRCYGLASGTGGPGRWRGGMATQMEFQVFTPNTRITARNRDRCRFQAWGILGGKAGRASEMMVNPGQPNQRLLNNIDTFSAGPGDIIRITSPGGGGRGDPLEREPERVLRDVICACITEEAAERDYAVVIRDETLDAAATQALRSARRSNAPHPHFHFGAEREGFERIWTPAAYAAMTEILARLPIHWRYFAKCQLMKAITLEGSGAAEINAAWAGIRAGLPQLRGWRGAVAPRASRQGTGSLNPD